The DNA region GAGCCTCAAGAACTGCCATAACCGAACCCAGCCCACTTTCCTGCGACCCAAACAGGTCCCAAATCGAAGACCAAACTTACAATTACGTGAAAATTTTCCGACCCAGTAGCGCTGATTGTGTTTCCTATGTACCCATTTGCCCAGACAGGTCAAAGACCATGGACGAGGTTGATCTATGGCTGAAAATGCAAGAGGAAGCTAGGTACGATGTGGAGCAAGAACCGGTATTGTCAAACTACTATTACAATTCCATTTTGTCACAGGGTTCATTGGAAAGGGCGTTGGCCAATCATCTTTCAATGAAATTAAGCAATTCTAGTCTTCCTAGTGGTACTTTATTTGATGTTTTCCAAGGCGTTGTTGTAGAGGATAAAGAAATTATGATGGCTGTGATGGATGATCTTAGAGCTGTGAAAGAGAGAGACCCAGCTTGTGTGAGCTACGTGCATTGTTTCTTGAACTTTAAAGGGTTTCTTGCTTGTCAAGCGCATAGGGTGGCCCATAAGTTGTGGTCACAAGGTAGAAAGGTGTTGGCTTTGTTGATTCAGAATAGGGTGTCTGAGGTTTTTGCAGTGGATATTCATCCAGGTGCAAAGATTGGACGAGGGATATTGTTTGATCATGCAACTGGTGTTGTGATTGGTGAGACTGCTGTGATAGGGAACAATGTGTCAATCTTGCATAATGTGACATTAGGAGGGACTGGGAAGGCTTGTGGGGATAGGCACCCAAAGATTGGAGATGGGGTGTTGATAGGCGCAGGGACTTGTATTTTGGGGAATATTAGGGTTGGGGATGGGGCTAAGATTGGAGCTGGGTCTGTTGTGCTAAAGGATGTGCCAGAAAGGACAACAGCAGTTGGGAACCCAGCTAGGTTGATTGGAGGGAAAGACAACCCAATTAAGCTTGATAAGATTCCTAGTTTAACCATGGATCATACTTCATATATATCAGAGTGGTCTGACTATGTTATCTAGAGGCCTAGCTAGCTATAtcagttgttttgtttttattaataagttttgttttggcatttttctttagtttcttACAAAAAAGCGGCTTCTTTGTTTGTGTTATAAGTGAGAATGGAAGTTCTCCTATTGGCAAACAAGAGTGCCTTGAAAGTTGAAGCTATTACATATTTGTATGTTAAGAAGCTGTCTTGTATTGGTAATATTGCAAATTGCCATGACTGTTGTGCTACAATACAAAAAGAATTTTATGCTTATTATGGGATGATTTTCTTgctaactttattc from Castanea sativa cultivar Marrone di Chiusa Pesio chromosome 6, ASM4071231v1 includes:
- the LOC142641463 gene encoding serine acetyltransferase 1, chloroplastic-like codes for the protein MKVLIPQSRYLTLSLYNKAGSSLSAPNAISPSFLSLTSLPRLKQNTMAACIGASRTAITEPSPLSCDPNRSQIEDQTYNYVKIFRPSSADCVSYVPICPDRSKTMDEVDLWLKMQEEARYDVEQEPVLSNYYYNSILSQGSLERALANHLSMKLSNSSLPSGTLFDVFQGVVVEDKEIMMAVMDDLRAVKERDPACVSYVHCFLNFKGFLACQAHRVAHKLWSQGRKVLALLIQNRVSEVFAVDIHPGAKIGRGILFDHATGVVIGETAVIGNNVSILHNVTLGGTGKACGDRHPKIGDGVLIGAGTCILGNIRVGDGAKIGAGSVVLKDVPERTTAVGNPARLIGGKDNPIKLDKIPSLTMDHTSYISEWSDYVI